ACTACCTTGGTAAATCAAAGCCTGCAAACCCTCTCCACAATTGCACCAGAAAGCTGCACTGAGTATGTTCTCTCGAGGGCTCCGAACTTGAAAAAACTGGGCATTCGTGGAAAAATAGCTAAGCTAATGGAACCAAGTCAGTCCATATTGTTCAACAATGTTAAGAGGCTGCAATTTCTTGAGAACTTGAAGCTGATAAATGTTGGTCAGACTGATCAGACACAATTACGCCTTCCTCCAGCATCTCTATTTCCAACTAAGTTGAGGAAGCTGACTTTATCAGACACCTGGTTGGAGTGGGATGATATGTCTGTATTGAAACAGTTGAAGTGCCTTCAAGTCTTGAAGCTGAAAGACAATGCATTTAAGGGAGAGCGCTGGGAACTAAATGGAGGTTTTCCTTTCCTACAAGTGTTATGCATTGAAAGGGCAAACTTAGTTTCTTGGAATGCTTCGGGTGATCACTTCCCGAGACTTAAACATCTTCACATATCATGTGATAAACTTGAGAAGATCCCCATTGGCCTGGCTGATATACGCAGCCTCCAAGTGATGGATTTGCGAAATTCCACCAAATCAGCAGCAAAATCTGCCCGAGAGATACAAGCCAAAAAAAGCAAGCTGCAAACTGCTAAATCCCAGAAGTTCGAGCTTTCTGTATTCCCTCCTGATTCTGATGTACAGACAGCTTCTTAGAAAGGTTAGTTAAATCTTCCCTTAACATCAATCTCTTTGATTTGTGCTTCGTATTCCAAAAGAAATGTTTAATTATCTGCTATCTCCCCTTTCCCAAGGAGCctataacttgttaaaatactAGCCAGTAGCATGAGATAGGAGTATCCAGTAACAATTTACACATCATTTGGAACAGTAATGGTAATATCTAATCGTGGTGATAAGCTTATGCATGTTTTCTCCATTTGCTATGACAGATGCTTATGCAATTACCACGGATTTTCGGTTGCATTTAGTGATTATCTCACCTTATGGCTTTTGATAAAACTTCAATTGGTAATAACATGTTCCTCCATTTTTCTTGGTgagtttcatattttttttccattgtGACCTACTCGTCAACAACTTACACCATGCTATTGGTACAGGTCTAAAATAATCGCATGCTGCTGGTTCAACCAGCCTGGTTGGCGCGCATGGTTTTTGCTTCATTTGGCTCACTGCTCAAACAGCGAAGCCTATTGCATTTCATAAGTGGAACGACTGATCCACAGTTTTGTAACTCTTTGGTTTCTTACTGTATTTGATGTGTGTTCATGTTTTATTGATTGTGACTGTAATGTGCCATCGTAGCCGAGGAATAAGAGCCAAATGTAACGTTCAAGAAATCTCAGACATTGATACTTATAAGCTATACCACTCTGAATTTTCTCCATTCAGATACAACAACAGAACAATAGTCACTTGTTCTGATTCATACACAATTTGATcatgttttattatttaaacAGCACTTCTGGCTCTTCAaagattgtttttttctttcataccGTCATCTATAACTAGATGCATTTGATTGTGCAGTTGTATTTCCTCAATGGTTAATTGCAATGCTTTTTCAAATTATCATTTGTGGGGGTAAGGTTTGCGTGTACACCTCCCTCCTCATATCtcatttgtgggattacactaggtttGTTCTTGTTGTATCGTGTAATCATCTCAACTGCATACCTCTAAgtagaatatcaaaataaaaaaaaatgacttggtacattgtttacAAGAAATAATCAATTctagaaaatacttcaaaacaTGTAGTTTGATCATTCATCAAATTGCTTCTTTCAGCATAGTCTATGATTATTacaaaattcaagttcattCATCAGAACAAGCTAAATCAAATTCCAAAAATAGAAGGACTAatgtttcccaaaaaaaaaattgctttatACTTTTGAGTTATGTATAAATGCTTCATTTCTGGATTTCCTTATAAAGCTTTCTTACATGTTATGTTTGATAATATTTATAAAAGACGTTGGATAACATATCTTGAGGATGATAGTCGATAAGAAAATCCAGCATTTAAAGGTGTGGCATAGTGATCAATGAAGTGGATTACCTTTGCCAAAACCCCTAGTGATTCCATATTGTTTGACAAAACGGCTTAACATGCACACATCTCATCTCCTTAGcttttattgtattgttgttCTATGCAATGTTgttggtttatgaggatttgaCCAACAAGTATGGAAAGCATGATGGAGATGAAGAAAAGATGGGGAAGGAACAATTGGATGGTGATAGAGAAGGAACATGACAGTCCCATAATATTACTAATTcaattatgaatgaaaaaaatcagTTGCAGCACAATAGGAGACGAACATATTTGTCACAGCAATCTGATGATAATGTTTGGGCAATTCATCTTTCTGTTATTTGTATAATGAAAATAACAGATGACTCAAATGTGGATATGTATTCACCTTGAAGAATATATCTAgatgaaaataaacaaaacataatCTTGAATAATGAATTGCA
This genomic interval from Solanum stenotomum isolate F172 unplaced genomic scaffold, ASM1918654v1 scaffold31395, whole genome shotgun sequence contains the following:
- the LOC125851988 gene encoding putative late blight resistance protein homolog R1A-3 produces the protein MEPSQSILFNNVKRLQFLENLKLINVGQTDQTQLRLPPASLFPTKLRKLTLSDTWLEWDDMSVLKQLKCLQVLKLKDNAFKGERWELNGGFPFLQVLCIERANLVSWNASGDHFPRLKHLHISCDKLEKIPIGLADIRSLQVMDLRNSTKSAAKSAREIQAKKSKLQTAKSQKFELSVFPPDSDVQTAS